One window of Nostoc sp. C052 genomic DNA carries:
- a CDS encoding PAS domain S-box protein translates to MSTQQLEQVKQLQAIVNKMEVTLGAIADAVVWVGEDRLIQWCNSRFEFLVNQPHSNVCGVKLTDLLPLTQVRQPVALPCYPDVQVLKGDYETTNYQLQQDGQTLTLQISGSCTGLSGDRCAILVIRDITLTQRTQESLQEIEERLQTLINATPDIICLKDGEGKWLLSNQANLEFLELQGVDYQGKTDSELAEFSNFYHDALVNCNQTDEQAWQLGCVHRVEEIVPRPDGTMSSLDMIKAPLFHQDGKRKALVVLGRDLSERKQTQVALENSLSLLSAIFESIQDGILVVDSSSNITSYNQKFLEMWSIPPELLTEPDHPQRLAYLANQLKDPDVFLQRVRELYSQPELVSYDWLELEDGRVFERYSCPQRIGEQIIGRVWSFRDITQRQRAEAALRQSELQYRSIFEAINDGLFITEMETEKVAEINPAACQMHGYSYEEFLTLHPSVYIHPDSHSVFLEFVEKTRAGEQFYGQAVDICKDGTLIDVEVKGTTCIYNGKRHILAIVRDITARKRTEEALRQSEAQYRDLVQTANCIILRWDGNGDIIFLNDYGQRLFGFDLDEIIGRNVIGTIVPETETSGRDLQTLMVDICQHPENYLFNENENLCKNGDRVWIVWANKPILDAQGNLIEILSVGTDATERKRAEAALQESELKFRSIVENANDLIFILSPEGIFTYHSPNVTALMGYNLEEIEGHSVVEFTKPEDLATSAAALQRAITGEKLTNIEVRLRHQNGSWRWFNFNTSTINTPNGEIAIAGVGRDITERKQAEEALRRSEMKYRNIFENSQVGIFRTWQKDGLIIDANQRGAEILGFTSAADLIGKYFTTDLYVNPEDRVQMLAELEESGEVRNFEVALRRLDGSVVWVLLSLRLNAEESCLDCVFTDISDRKQQEQALRLIVEGTAAKTGNEFFNSCVRYLAEVLQVQYALVTEFDDEPKTRVRTLAFWSCGAINENLEYELRGTPCEHTLQGNMCHYPQAVQTTFPEDADLVRMNAQSFFGVPLTSSSGEIIGHLAVIDVKPMKPDPGRELIVKIFAARAGAELERKQAEAALQQSELKFRTIVEKVNDVLFAITPDGVFNYISPNILNTTGYAPSEMEGNSLELFTHPDDVAKCQEVAQSILTTGEGISGTEYRAKHRSRGWVWLTSNAVRTQDAQGNFQIVGVARDISDRKQAEAALQRRTQAESLISSISRQFIDQDLATAINFTLQAIAQFIDAEHSCIFECSQDKSEFNLIHEWCGEGVAPLIDIARGSPVEVFPYFYEPILRGKHRQISSVEDLAPHLPERQLFESMSFQSILAVPMVHTGKVVGFVGAAMIHYSKTWNQEDINLLKLVGEIIAIGRARHQAEEALRIAKEAAETANRAKSAFLANMSHELRTPLNAILGFSQLMERDTSLNSNQRESLSTINRSGEHLLNLINDVLEMSKIEAGQIVFNPEDFDLYLLLQTLQEMFKVRTQAKQLFLKFEMAPNLPRYIQTDEGKLRQVLINLLGNAVKFTQTGGVTLRVSLGSEEQEENSSPLPPAPCPSASSPSLHFEIQDTGRGIAAEEMNNLFQPFVQTTSGIQTKEGTGLGLTISRQFVRLLGGDIHLTSSLRQGSTFSFDIQVNLAAALKATPKLNKGRVLKLAANQPAYRILVVDDRKENRDLIVQLLGSIGFEIQAANNGQEAIAIWHTWQPHLIWMDMRMPVMNGYDATKEIRAREKNTTTNFRTVIIALTASAFEEQQASILAAGCDDLVRKPFREQVIFEKIAEYLQVRYIYAEENSQDPTNNNLENIQSSILDLRSAITLMPTQWVTELNQAAIEVDAERIFQLIEQIPQAHSVLAEKLANLVRSFCFDEIIDLTEKNIQL, encoded by the coding sequence ATGAGTACACAACAGCTAGAGCAAGTAAAGCAATTGCAAGCCATTGTGAACAAGATGGAAGTAACGCTGGGTGCGATCGCTGATGCTGTAGTCTGGGTAGGAGAAGACCGACTCATTCAATGGTGTAATTCTCGCTTTGAGTTTCTGGTAAACCAACCTCACAGCAATGTTTGTGGTGTAAAGTTAACTGACTTACTTCCCCTTACACAAGTAAGACAACCAGTTGCTTTACCCTGTTATCCTGATGTGCAGGTACTCAAGGGAGACTATGAAACAACAAATTATCAGTTGCAGCAAGATGGGCAGACTTTAACGCTACAAATTTCCGGTAGCTGTACTGGATTGAGTGGCGATCGCTGTGCAATACTAGTAATTCGGGATATCACGCTGACTCAACGAACTCAAGAATCTTTACAAGAGATTGAGGAGCGGTTGCAGACATTAATTAACGCTACACCCGATATTATCTGTTTAAAAGACGGCGAGGGAAAATGGCTGCTGTCAAACCAGGCTAACCTAGAATTTTTAGAGCTACAAGGCGTTGATTATCAAGGTAAAACAGACTCAGAATTAGCAGAATTTAGCAATTTTTATCATGATGCTTTGGTCAACTGCAATCAAACAGATGAACAAGCTTGGCAATTGGGATGTGTGCATCGGGTAGAAGAGATTGTTCCTCGTCCTGATGGGACAATGAGCAGTTTAGATATGATTAAAGCTCCCCTATTTCACCAAGATGGTAAACGCAAAGCTTTGGTAGTTTTAGGGCGGGATCTGAGCGAACGTAAACAAACTCAAGTAGCTTTAGAAAATTCTCTATCTTTGTTAAGCGCGATCTTTGAATCAATTCAAGATGGTATCTTAGTAGTCGATAGCTCAAGTAATATCACTAGTTATAACCAAAAGTTCTTAGAAATGTGGTCAATTCCACCAGAACTTTTGACAGAACCAGATCATCCTCAGCGACTAGCATATCTGGCAAACCAGCTAAAAGATCCTGATGTTTTTTTGCAACGAGTCCGAGAATTATATTCACAGCCGGAATTAGTTAGTTACGACTGGTTAGAACTAGAAGATGGCAGAGTATTTGAGCGCTACTCTTGTCCTCAACGTATCGGCGAACAGATAATTGGCAGAGTGTGGAGTTTCCGCGACATCACCCAGCGCCAAAGAGCAGAAGCAGCACTGCGACAAAGTGAATTACAATACCGCAGTATTTTTGAAGCAATTAATGATGGATTATTTATTACTGAAATGGAGACTGAAAAAGTCGCCGAAATTAATCCCGCTGCTTGTCAAATGCACGGTTATTCTTATGAAGAATTTCTCACTTTACATCCATCTGTTTATATTCATCCAGACTCGCATTCTGTTTTTCTGGAGTTTGTCGAGAAAACACGGGCTGGTGAGCAATTTTATGGACAAGCAGTTGATATCTGCAAAGATGGCACTTTAATAGATGTGGAAGTCAAAGGAACGACCTGTATCTACAATGGCAAGCGACACATTTTAGCAATAGTGCGGGATATTACAGCTCGCAAGCGCACTGAGGAAGCCTTACGCCAAAGCGAAGCCCAGTACCGCGATTTGGTGCAAACAGCTAACTGTATAATTTTGCGTTGGGATGGCAATGGTGACATTATATTTTTAAATGACTACGGTCAAAGGCTTTTTGGTTTCGATTTAGATGAAATTATCGGACGTAATGTTATTGGCACAATTGTTCCAGAAACCGAAACTTCCGGGCGCGATTTGCAGACATTAATGGTTGATATTTGTCAGCACCCAGAAAACTATCTATTTAACGAAAACGAAAATTTATGTAAAAATGGCGATCGCGTCTGGATAGTCTGGGCGAATAAACCCATTTTAGATGCCCAAGGAAACTTAATTGAAATTCTTTCAGTCGGCACTGATGCCACAGAACGCAAACGCGCCGAAGCAGCCCTCCAGGAAAGCGAGTTAAAATTCCGTAGCATTGTTGAAAATGCCAACGATCTGATATTCATCCTCTCGCCAGAGGGAATTTTTACTTATCACTCGCCAAATGTGACTGCACTGATGGGTTACAACCTGGAGGAAATCGAAGGTCATTCTGTGGTGGAGTTTACCAAACCTGAAGACTTAGCAACTAGTGCCGCCGCTTTACAAAGGGCGATAACTGGTGAAAAGCTGACTAATATTGAAGTGCGATTGCGACACCAGAATGGTAGCTGGCGATGGTTCAACTTTAATACTTCCACTATTAATACTCCCAACGGTGAAATTGCGATCGCCGGTGTGGGACGCGACATTACAGAACGCAAGCAAGCAGAAGAAGCCTTGCGTCGTAGTGAAATGAAATACCGCAACATCTTTGAAAATTCCCAAGTCGGGATTTTTCGCACCTGGCAAAAAGATGGATTGATTATCGATGCGAATCAACGTGGTGCTGAGATATTAGGTTTTACCTCTGCTGCTGACTTAATTGGCAAGTATTTCACAACTGATTTATATGTCAATCCAGAAGATCGCGTGCAAATGTTAGCAGAGTTAGAAGAGTCCGGTGAAGTTCGCAATTTTGAAGTAGCACTGCGACGCTTGGATGGATCTGTTGTTTGGGTATTGTTGTCACTTCGTCTCAACGCCGAAGAATCCTGTTTAGATTGTGTCTTTACAGATATTAGCGATCGCAAACAGCAAGAACAAGCTTTACGCTTAATTGTTGAGGGTACAGCAGCGAAAACAGGCAATGAATTTTTCAATTCTTGCGTTCGTTACCTTGCTGAAGTATTGCAAGTTCAATATGCTCTAGTAACTGAGTTTGATGATGAGCCAAAAACGAGAGTCCGCACTTTGGCATTTTGGTCTTGTGGCGCTATTAACGAAAACTTGGAATATGAGTTGCGGGGTACTCCTTGCGAACACACCTTGCAAGGTAATATGTGTCATTACCCTCAAGCAGTGCAAACAACTTTCCCAGAAGATGCCGATTTAGTGAGGATGAATGCCCAGAGCTTTTTTGGCGTTCCTCTCACCAGTTCATCTGGCGAAATCATTGGACATCTAGCAGTGATTGATGTCAAACCAATGAAGCCCGATCCGGGACGAGAACTGATTGTAAAAATTTTTGCCGCCCGTGCCGGTGCCGAATTAGAACGCAAACAAGCAGAAGCCGCCTTACAGCAAAGCGAGTTAAAGTTTCGCACTATCGTGGAAAAGGTCAACGATGTGCTGTTTGCGATCACACCTGACGGGGTATTCAACTATATTTCTCCTAATATCTTGAATACCACAGGATATGCTCCCAGCGAAATGGAGGGTAATTCCTTGGAATTATTTACTCATCCCGATGATGTGGCAAAATGTCAAGAAGTCGCCCAAAGTATCCTGACAACAGGTGAGGGAATTTCGGGGACTGAATACCGCGCAAAACATCGCAGTCGAGGCTGGGTTTGGCTAACTAGTAACGCAGTCCGCACACAAGATGCCCAAGGTAATTTTCAGATTGTCGGTGTAGCTCGTGATATTAGCGATCGCAAACAAGCAGAAGCAGCCTTGCAACGTCGGACTCAAGCCGAAAGTTTAATCAGCAGCATTTCTCGGCAATTTATTGACCAAGATTTAGCAACAGCAATTAATTTTACACTGCAAGCGATCGCTCAATTTATTGATGCTGAACACAGCTGCATCTTTGAATGCTCCCAAGATAAAAGTGAATTCAACCTGATCCATGAATGGTGTGGCGAAGGTGTTGCACCATTGATTGATATTGCCAGAGGTTCGCCTGTGGAAGTTTTTCCCTATTTCTACGAGCCGATTCTCCGTGGTAAACATCGACAAATCTCTTCTGTGGAAGATTTAGCGCCCCATCTACCTGAGCGACAACTTTTTGAAAGTATGTCGTTTCAGTCTATACTTGCTGTGCCAATGGTTCATACTGGCAAAGTAGTTGGGTTTGTTGGTGCAGCAATGATTCACTACTCAAAAACCTGGAACCAAGAAGATATTAATCTATTGAAACTGGTAGGTGAAATAATTGCGATCGGTCGAGCTAGACACCAGGCAGAAGAAGCGCTGAGAATTGCCAAAGAAGCCGCCGAAACTGCTAACCGAGCCAAAAGTGCTTTCCTCGCTAACATGAGCCACGAACTGCGTACCCCTTTAAATGCGATTCTGGGTTTTTCCCAATTAATGGAGCGAGACACTAGCCTCAACTCAAACCAGCGTGAATCATTAAGTACCATTAACCGCAGTGGAGAACACTTACTTAACTTAATTAACGATGTCTTGGAAATGTCCAAAATTGAAGCTGGACAAATCGTTTTCAACCCAGAAGACTTTGACCTATATCTGCTGTTGCAAACACTACAAGAAATGTTCAAAGTGCGGACACAGGCAAAGCAATTGTTTCTCAAATTTGAAATGGCTCCCAACCTCCCCCGTTACATCCAAACAGATGAAGGTAAACTCCGCCAAGTTCTCATAAACCTTTTGGGTAACGCCGTCAAGTTTACTCAGACTGGCGGAGTAACGTTGCGGGTAAGCTTAGGGAGCGAGGAGCAGGAGGAAAATTCCTCTCCTCTGCCCCCCGCACCCTGCCCCTCTGCCTCTTCCCCATCCCTACACTTTGAAATCCAAGACACTGGACGGGGAATAGCAGCAGAAGAAATGAATAACCTGTTTCAGCCTTTTGTCCAGACAACAAGCGGTATCCAAACTAAGGAAGGAACTGGGCTTGGATTGACTATTAGCCGTCAATTTGTGCGGTTGCTGGGAGGCGATATTCACTTGACGAGTAGCCTTAGACAAGGATCTACTTTTAGTTTTGACATCCAAGTGAATTTAGCGGCAGCTTTGAAAGCCACACCAAAATTAAATAAGGGACGCGTACTCAAGCTGGCCGCAAACCAACCTGCTTACCGTATTCTCGTTGTTGATGACCGTAAAGAAAACCGCGATCTCATCGTGCAACTTCTTGGTAGCATTGGTTTTGAAATTCAGGCTGCGAATAATGGACAAGAAGCGATCGCTATTTGGCATACCTGGCAACCTCACTTAATTTGGATGGATATGCGAATGCCTGTAATGAATGGCTACGATGCAACCAAAGAGATTAGAGCCAGGGAAAAAAATACAACTACAAATTTCCGCACCGTAATTATTGCCCTAACTGCCAGTGCTTTTGAAGAACAACAGGCAAGCATCTTAGCCGCAGGTTGCGACGACTTAGTTCGTAAGCCATTTCGTGAGCAAGTGATTTTTGAAAAAATCGCTGAATATTTGCAGGTGCGTTATATATATGCAGAAGAGAACAGTCAAGATCCAACAAACAACAACCTAGAAAATATTCAATCTTCTATCTTGGATCTTCGCTCTGCAATTACCCTTATGCCTACCCAATGGGTAACAGAACTTAATCAAGCAGCTATTGAAGTCGATGCTGAAAGAATTTTCCAACTAATTGAGCAAATTCCACAAGCTCATTCTGTTTTGGCAGAGAAATTGGCAAATTTAGTCCGTAGCTTCTGCTTTGATGAAATTATCGACCTAACCGAGAAAAATATTCAATTATGA
- a CDS encoding CYTH domain-containing protein: MAKEIERKYLVRGDSWRGLAEGSVYRQGYIATQDKATVRIRVVGEKSYLTIKGPNIKYSRLEFEYPIPVEDAQEILETLCERPFIEKIRYKIESGGLIWEIDEFDGVNKGLILAEVELSDENQQIELPSWIGQEVSDDSRYFNSNLVKHPFSQW, translated from the coding sequence ATGGCAAAAGAAATAGAGCGGAAATATTTAGTGAGAGGAGATAGCTGGAGAGGATTAGCTGAAGGTAGTGTATATCGTCAAGGATACATTGCCACACAAGATAAAGCGACTGTACGTATACGTGTAGTCGGGGAAAAAAGTTATTTGACCATTAAAGGCCCTAATATTAAATATTCAAGATTAGAGTTTGAGTATCCTATTCCTGTTGAAGATGCTCAAGAAATACTTGAGACATTATGCGAACGTCCCTTTATCGAAAAAATCAGATATAAAATAGAGTCGGGTGGTTTAATTTGGGAAATAGATGAGTTTGATGGTGTTAATAAAGGATTGATATTAGCAGAAGTTGAACTCAGTGATGAAAATCAACAAATTGAACTACCAAGCTGGATTGGACAAGAAGTTTCTGACGATTCCAGATATTTCAACAGTAATTTGGTAAAACACCCTTTTTCACAATGGTAA
- a CDS encoding response regulator gives MKILLVEDDVLLSTALFDLLSANRYTIDIASNGQAGLELATSTEYELILLDWLIPKLDGVSLCRQLRSQGYRKSILLLTGKNSNADIVAGLDAGADDYVIKPFDPEALLARIRSLLRRNEAISSSTLTWGNLCLDPSAGRVTCNEQEILLTATEYKLLELFLQNPDRIFSRAVILDRLWGFGDAPTENAVTTHIKDLRKKLKTVGLTEEFLETVYGMGYRIKPAPNRSISVVQTNQDGKKKPAPKDMTAVNRVLERFRNSFVGQVVVLERLKTALLAGNLNEELHQQALHEAHKLAGSMGSFGYPEGSRLARKIEHLLLGDSSLSTEQISNFSQLVTALQQELTKPAVTSTAQNFPVNQTYRLLVIDDDTTLTEQLQAEADSWGIRIKVAPNLATARSLFSLATPDVVLLDLSFPGTEEDALILLSEIVERSPNIPVIVFTGRDTLADRLAVSRLGARQFLHKPATTEQIFQAIARVLPQPQTSEAKVLIVDDDPVILAGLSALLTPWGLEVITLSQSQQFWKVLIATSPDLVVLDLEMPIVNGLELCQVVRQDAQWGDLPILVVTAHTEAEFLQQAFAAGADDFISKPVLGPELVTRVLSRIQRTRRRSQLGGSKS, from the coding sequence ATGAAAATTTTGTTGGTAGAGGACGACGTATTACTGAGTACAGCACTCTTCGATTTGTTGAGTGCAAATCGTTATACTATCGACATAGCAAGCAATGGACAAGCTGGATTAGAACTAGCGACATCGACTGAGTATGAGTTGATTTTGCTGGATTGGCTAATTCCCAAATTGGATGGGGTTAGCTTGTGTCGGCAACTGCGATCGCAAGGCTACCGTAAATCTATTCTGTTGCTAACAGGGAAAAATTCTAATGCAGATATAGTGGCAGGCTTAGATGCTGGAGCAGATGATTACGTCATCAAACCTTTTGATCCAGAAGCATTACTAGCCAGAATTCGCTCTTTATTACGACGCAATGAGGCAATCTCATCATCCACTTTAACCTGGGGAAATCTCTGTTTAGATCCAAGTGCCGGCAGAGTAACTTGTAATGAACAAGAAATTCTCCTCACCGCCACAGAATACAAACTGCTGGAATTATTTTTGCAAAACCCAGATCGGATCTTTAGTCGTGCAGTAATTCTAGATCGGCTCTGGGGATTTGGGGATGCACCGACTGAAAATGCGGTTACGACTCATATTAAGGACTTGCGAAAGAAACTGAAAACAGTAGGACTAACAGAAGAATTTCTAGAAACGGTATATGGCATGGGCTATCGCATCAAGCCTGCACCTAATCGCTCCATCTCTGTTGTGCAAACGAATCAAGATGGTAAGAAAAAACCTGCTCCCAAAGATATGACTGCTGTCAATCGAGTGCTGGAACGATTTCGTAATTCCTTTGTCGGTCAGGTTGTAGTGCTAGAGCGGTTAAAAACTGCACTTTTAGCCGGAAATTTAAATGAGGAGTTACATCAGCAGGCATTGCATGAAGCCCATAAGCTAGCAGGCTCGATGGGATCGTTCGGTTATCCAGAGGGTTCGCGGCTGGCACGGAAAATAGAGCATTTGCTGCTTGGAGATTCCTCGTTATCTACCGAACAAATCTCTAATTTTTCGCAACTGGTAACAGCATTACAGCAAGAGTTAACTAAGCCTGCGGTCACTTCTACCGCTCAAAACTTCCCGGTAAACCAAACTTATCGTCTATTAGTCATTGATGATGATACGACACTGACGGAGCAGTTACAAGCAGAAGCCGACTCATGGGGCATCAGGATAAAGGTTGCACCAAACTTAGCAACAGCCCGATCGCTATTTTCCTTAGCAACTCCTGACGTAGTTTTACTGGATTTAAGTTTTCCTGGAACAGAAGAAGATGCATTAATATTATTGAGCGAGATAGTAGAGCGATCGCCAAATATCCCAGTAATTGTTTTTACAGGACGAGATACTTTAGCAGATAGACTGGCAGTCTCGCGTTTAGGAGCTAGACAATTTTTGCATAAACCGGCGACAACCGAGCAGATTTTTCAGGCGATCGCTCGTGTCTTACCTCAACCTCAAACTTCCGAAGCCAAAGTTTTAATCGTAGACGATGACCCTGTAATCTTGGCTGGATTATCGGCGTTATTAACTCCTTGGGGGTTGGAAGTAATAACCCTCTCCCAATCACAACAATTTTGGAAGGTGCTGATTGCAACATCTCCAGATTTGGTAGTACTAGATTTAGAAATGCCCATAGTTAATGGTTTAGAGTTGTGCCAAGTCGTGCGACAGGATGCCCAGTGGGGAGATTTACCGATTTTAGTAGTTACAGCCCATACCGAAGCAGAATTTCTTCAGCAAGCTTTTGCTGCCGGAGCCGATGATTTTATTAGCAAGCCAGTGCTAGGGCCAGAACTTGTAACACGGGTACTGAGCCGCATTCAAAGAACGCGCAGGCGCTCTCAGCTAGGGGGGAGTAAATCATGA
- a CDS encoding PAS domain S-box protein: MIGNSRLLNYSVAIGSTAIAVLLSLWLEPLISRTIGAFFYIAIIASTWYGGFQPGIVTVVLSTLAIDYFLIPPRHQLGTNQPEDILRLGLFLLVALIINLVTGNLQYSRQKIHQLNQQLSQENAEQLRITLDERKQAQETLQQQFEQQRLVMEMSQRIRRSLNLQDILQTTVDEVRHFLECDRVTIFQFYPGWGGTIVVESVAPEWMALLPLQIHDPCIGEENVEPFKQGLVTAKTDIYTAGISPCHVEFLESLQVRANLVVPVSLGDELWGLLAAHQCAAPREWQSSEIALLRQLGAQVSIAIQQADLFKQLQIELTERKQAEIDLQQLNAELEQRVQERTAQLTETNDRLQKTVIEQQQTQLTLLEQAQMLELQAVITRNMGEGICLVKIDSGTIVYANPKFEQMFGYNSSELNGQHVSIVNYVTESVTTKDVNQAIVSAVLQNTEATYEVQNVKKDGTPFWSSVTTSVFRHPDYGKVLVAVHQDITERKGIEEALRESEEKFRQLAENIQAVFWMTDNQSQQVLYVSNAYQTIWQRSCEKLYHNYSDWLDAIHPEDRQRVEIELIEQLRSGQYDKKYRIIRPDGSIRWIRDRAFPIKNELGEVVRIAGIAEDITELEQINLIKSEFIGIVSHELRTPLTAIRAALGLLQTGIYDKKPDKFKRMIEIAAIDSDRLVRLVNDILDLERLESDRAVLEKTTCNAADLIQQAVAGVQAIANQQNITFKIQPTNAQVWAAADAIVQTLTNLLGNAIKFSPADSTITLSVQQQTDQVLFQISDRGRGIPADKLEAIFGRFQQVDASDSRTKGGTGLGLAICRSIIDQHGGQIWAESTLSVGSTFFFTLPLPGNLAGGQGAGE; encoded by the coding sequence ATGATCGGAAATTCACGGTTATTGAACTACAGTGTTGCTATTGGCTCCACAGCGATCGCCGTTCTGCTGTCACTCTGGCTAGAACCGCTGATTTCTCGAACCATTGGGGCATTTTTCTACATAGCGATCATTGCCAGTACTTGGTATGGTGGCTTTCAACCAGGGATTGTTACAGTTGTCCTTTCCACACTGGCAATTGATTATTTCTTGATTCCCCCTCGGCATCAACTGGGGACTAATCAACCAGAAGATATATTGCGGCTAGGTCTTTTCCTACTAGTTGCTTTGATAATTAACTTGGTGACAGGCAATCTTCAGTACAGCAGACAGAAAATTCACCAACTCAACCAACAATTGTCTCAAGAAAATGCCGAGCAATTGCGGATCACTCTTGACGAACGCAAACAGGCACAAGAAACGCTGCAACAGCAATTTGAGCAACAGCGCTTAGTTATGGAGATGAGCCAGCGTATCCGGCGATCGCTCAACTTACAAGATATCTTACAAACTACTGTTGATGAAGTGCGGCATTTTCTGGAGTGCGATCGCGTCACTATCTTCCAATTTTATCCAGGTTGGGGTGGAACCATTGTTGTTGAGTCTGTTGCACCGGAATGGATGGCTCTTTTACCACTCCAGATTCACGATCCTTGTATTGGTGAAGAGAACGTAGAACCCTTTAAACAAGGCTTAGTCACTGCGAAAACCGATATTTATACTGCTGGAATTAGTCCCTGTCACGTTGAATTTTTAGAAAGTCTCCAGGTGAGGGCAAATCTGGTTGTTCCCGTTTCCTTGGGAGATGAATTGTGGGGATTATTGGCAGCTCATCAATGTGCGGCTCCTCGTGAGTGGCAATCTTCAGAAATTGCTCTGTTGCGGCAGTTAGGAGCGCAGGTAAGCATTGCGATCCAGCAGGCAGATTTGTTCAAACAGTTACAGATAGAACTAACAGAGCGCAAACAGGCAGAAATTGACCTACAACAACTCAATGCCGAACTTGAACAACGAGTGCAAGAACGCACCGCACAACTAACAGAGACGAACGATCGCCTGCAAAAAACAGTGATAGAGCAGCAACAAACCCAACTCACACTTTTAGAACAGGCGCAAATGCTGGAGCTTCAGGCTGTAATTACCCGAAATATGGGAGAAGGCATTTGCTTAGTGAAAATTGATAGTGGAACGATCGTCTATGCCAATCCGAAATTTGAGCAGATGTTTGGCTATAACTCTAGCGAACTCAACGGTCAGCACGTTTCGATTGTAAACTATGTCACCGAATCGGTAACTACGAAAGATGTAAATCAAGCGATTGTATCTGCCGTCTTACAAAATACTGAAGCTACTTATGAAGTCCAGAATGTTAAAAAAGATGGAACACCATTTTGGTCTAGTGTGACGACTTCTGTATTCAGGCATCCCGATTACGGCAAAGTTCTGGTTGCGGTTCACCAAGATATCACTGAGCGCAAAGGCATCGAAGAAGCTTTACGCGAGAGTGAAGAAAAGTTTCGTCAACTGGCAGAAAACATCCAAGCAGTATTTTGGATGACCGATAATCAAAGTCAGCAAGTTCTATATGTGAGCAATGCTTATCAAACCATCTGGCAAAGAAGTTGTGAGAAGTTGTATCACAACTATTCAGATTGGTTAGATGCAATTCACCCAGAAGATCGCCAGCGCGTCGAAATTGAACTCATTGAACAGCTCAGATCGGGGCAATACGATAAAAAATATCGTATTATCCGTCCTGATGGTTCAATCCGTTGGATTCGCGATCGCGCATTTCCGATCAAAAATGAATTAGGCGAGGTAGTTCGGATTGCAGGTATTGCCGAAGATATCACTGAACTAGAGCAGATTAATCTGATCAAGAGTGAGTTTATTGGCATCGTTAGTCACGAACTCCGCACTCCCTTAACTGCAATTCGCGCCGCATTAGGTTTACTACAAACTGGTATCTACGACAAAAAACCAGACAAATTCAAGCGGATGATTGAGATTGCAGCCATCGATAGCGATCGCTTAGTGCGGCTAGTTAACGATATTCTCGATTTGGAACGCTTAGAATCTGATCGAGCCGTCTTAGAAAAAACCACCTGTAATGCCGCTGATTTAATTCAACAAGCAGTAGCGGGAGTGCAGGCGATCGCCAATCAGCAAAATATTACCTTCAAGATCCAACCTACTAATGCTCAAGTTTGGGCGGCGGCTGATGCCATTGTGCAAACACTTACCAATTTGTTAGGTAATGCGATTAAATTCTCGCCTGCCGATTCTACTATTACCCTGAGTGTCCAACAGCAAACAGACCAAGTATTATTCCAGATAAGCGATCGAGGACGAGGTATCCCCGCAGACAAGTTAGAAGCAATCTTTGGACGATTTCAGCAAGTAGACGCCTCGGATTCTCGCACCAAAGGCGGCACAGGCTTGGGATTGGCAATCTGTCGTAGTATTATTGATCAGCACGGTGGACAAATCTGGGCTGAGAGTACTCTTAGTGTCGGCAGCACGTTTTTCTTCACTCTACCATTGCCAGGAAATTTGGCAGGGGGGCAGGGAGCAGGGGAGTAG
- a CDS encoding response regulator has translation MTKRLLIVDDEERIRELVQACLEDLGGWDTLTAASGTEGLKIAQTEPIDAILLDVSMPDIDGFAVYEKLQENSATQGIPVILLTAKVQGSDRARFAQMGIAGIITKPFEPTSICNEVTNILGWDD, from the coding sequence ATGACTAAAAGATTGTTAATTGTGGATGATGAAGAACGAATCCGCGAATTAGTACAAGCTTGTTTAGAAGACTTGGGAGGATGGGACACCTTGACAGCTGCATCAGGGACAGAAGGACTAAAAATCGCCCAGACAGAACCCATTGATGCCATTCTACTTGATGTCTCTATGCCTGATATTGACGGCTTTGCAGTCTACGAAAAGCTTCAGGAAAATTCTGCAACCCAAGGGATTCCAGTGATTCTGTTAACAGCAAAAGTCCAAGGGAGCGATCGCGCCCGTTTCGCCCAAATGGGAATTGCTGGGATTATTACCAAACCCTTTGAACCTACCTCTATTTGCAACGAAGTTACCAATATTTTGGGGTGGGATGATTAA